Proteins encoded in a region of the Paraburkholderia flava genome:
- a CDS encoding rhodanese-like domain-containing protein yields the protein MQNLTASALAEWLADTSRAAPVLLDVREPWEIETAKIAGSLSIPMREIPARSEELDDEAQIVCVCHHGARSAQVAMFLESRGYRNVFNLQGGIDAWSRQVDPSIPTY from the coding sequence ATGCAAAACCTCACCGCCTCCGCCCTCGCCGAATGGCTCGCCGACACGTCGCGTGCCGCCCCCGTGCTGCTCGACGTGCGCGAGCCGTGGGAAATCGAAACGGCGAAGATCGCCGGCAGTCTGTCGATCCCGATGCGCGAGATCCCCGCGCGCAGCGAAGAACTCGACGACGAAGCGCAGATCGTCTGCGTGTGCCACCACGGCGCGCGCAGTGCGCAGGTCGCGATGTTCCTCGAGTCGCGCGGCTACCGGAACGTGTTCAACCTGCAAGGCGGCATCGACGCGTGGTCGCGCCAGGTCGATCCGTCGATCCCCACCTACTGA
- a CDS encoding TolC family outer membrane protein, translated as MRLRRAAPVLLALTLVFCAAHAHAVGLSQLYDEALGNDSQLQSARATMAANSEELPLARAKLLPQANATVNASRQRTDLGGAFPKSYGNSTGYTVSLTQPLIHVDNWYGYSQGKLAVESAQASFGAARQDLILRLGQAYFDALAAQDSLAIARSQKTSIAQQLESARRSFEVGNTTITDTDEAQAKFDQAVSAEIGAQNDLAVKLAALEQIVGHPVERVDGLAAGVPLPPPMPADLSQWVDAATATNYQVVLKRLSLDTAQRETSKAKAGHLPTVDLVASYSRNSLGSAGTGFGAGGLGAGGNVPLGAELSGLGSSYTSSTIGIQVTIPLFAGGATQSRVRQTLALEDQASSDLDTARRNAALSARQAYLGVSSGLAQVQALQTAEKSARTSLESNLLGYQVGVRINIDVLNAQDQLFTARRNLAKARYDTLVNGLKLKASAGNLTDEDVLQLSTLLSTDDDSALTDLPQPVAVPHPGVHMKGAGNKGGRRTMPAGTQ; from the coding sequence ATGCGTCTGCGCCGGGCCGCGCCGGTCCTGCTTGCGCTCACGCTCGTGTTCTGCGCGGCGCACGCACACGCGGTCGGTCTGTCGCAGCTCTACGACGAAGCGCTCGGCAACGACTCGCAACTGCAAAGCGCGCGCGCGACGATGGCCGCGAACAGCGAAGAGCTGCCGCTCGCCCGCGCGAAGCTGCTGCCGCAGGCCAACGCGACGGTCAACGCGAGTCGTCAGCGCACCGATCTCGGCGGCGCTTTTCCGAAGTCGTACGGCAACAGCACCGGCTATACGGTATCGCTGACGCAGCCGTTGATTCACGTCGATAACTGGTACGGCTATTCGCAGGGCAAGCTCGCGGTCGAGTCGGCGCAGGCGTCGTTCGGCGCTGCGCGGCAGGACCTGATCCTGCGACTCGGCCAGGCGTACTTCGATGCGCTCGCCGCGCAGGATTCGCTGGCGATTGCGCGTTCGCAGAAAACGTCGATCGCGCAGCAGCTCGAATCCGCGCGACGCTCGTTCGAAGTCGGCAACACGACCATCACCGATACCGACGAAGCGCAGGCCAAATTCGATCAGGCCGTATCCGCCGAAATCGGCGCGCAGAACGATCTCGCGGTGAAGCTCGCTGCACTGGAGCAGATCGTCGGGCATCCGGTGGAGCGTGTCGATGGACTCGCAGCCGGTGTGCCGCTACCGCCGCCGATGCCCGCCGATCTCAGTCAGTGGGTCGACGCGGCGACCGCGACGAACTATCAGGTGGTATTGAAGCGTCTGTCGCTCGACACCGCGCAGCGCGAAACGTCGAAGGCGAAGGCCGGCCATCTGCCGACCGTCGACCTCGTCGCGAGCTATTCGCGCAACAGCCTCGGCTCGGCCGGCACCGGCTTCGGTGCAGGCGGGCTCGGTGCGGGCGGCAACGTGCCGCTCGGCGCCGAACTGAGCGGCCTCGGCTCGTCGTACACGAGCAGCACGATCGGCATTCAGGTGACCATTCCGCTGTTCGCGGGCGGTGCGACGCAAAGCCGCGTGCGCCAGACGCTCGCGCTCGAAGACCAGGCATCGTCCGATCTCGACACCGCGCGACGCAACGCTGCGTTGTCCGCGCGTCAGGCGTACCTCGGCGTATCGAGCGGACTCGCGCAGGTGCAGGCATTGCAAACTGCGGAGAAATCCGCGCGCACGTCGCTCGAATCGAACCTGCTTGGTTATCAGGTCGGTGTGCGGATCAATATCGATGTGCTGAACGCGCAGGACCAGTTGTTCACCGCGCGGCGCAATCTTGCGAAGGCGCGCTATGACACGCTCGTCAATGGACTTAAGTTGAAGGCGTCGGCCGGCAATCTCACCGACGAGGATGTGCTGCAACTCAGCACGTTGCTCTCCACTGATGACGACAGCGCGCTCACCGACTTGCCGCAGCCGGTTGCTGTGCCGCATCCGGGTGTGCATATGAAGGGCGCGGGGAATAAGGGTGGTCGGCGGACGATGCCGGCGGGTACGCAGTAG
- a CDS encoding winged helix-turn-helix transcriptional regulator has translation MKIPKAGKPVRGSTTGRPIMVALDLLGRRAALRILWELRGEPLTFRALEQAADTNPSLLNTRLKELREAGLIDHAGQGYCLTEAGVALRTALRPLNDWAETWFE, from the coding sequence ATGAAGATACCTAAAGCTGGCAAGCCGGTGCGCGGGTCAACGACGGGCCGTCCCATCATGGTCGCGCTTGATCTGCTGGGGCGACGGGCGGCGCTACGCATTTTGTGGGAATTGCGAGGCGAGCCGCTGACGTTTCGCGCATTGGAGCAGGCGGCCGATACGAATCCCAGCTTGCTCAATACCCGCCTCAAGGAATTGCGAGAGGCAGGGCTCATCGATCATGCGGGGCAGGGCTACTGTCTGACCGAGGCAGGCGTAGCGTTACGGACGGCGTTGCGGCCGCTAAACGATTGGGCGGAGACCTGGTTCGAGTGA